The DNA region AAAAGTCCCAATTTTCCGGATTGTATTGGCAaccatgtttgaattttttaaagaaTATGCTAAGGCAATTGTCAGTCACCAAATATTAGTACCTATCAATTCCCAGATATTCAGTAATTTTTAGTACTAAACTAATGTTAATCTTGTTGTTCTAGCTGTATGTGGGGACTGCTTCTTCTACTTGTACGGTCCCTGTTTTTTGCATTAACATTTGACTAACAGCTGTTGATATTCTGATGTTTTGTAACCttgcaaatttgcaattttATTCCAGAGTGGTTGACCGACGATGAAATATAAATAGAGAAGGATTATGTTAATATCAAATAGTATTCTTAAAATAATCAAAAGCGTTTAAAAACGCTTATGATAAtgcttaataaaaaaattaaaagtgatTTTGAGTTACAAAATGTGTTTAAAGTGTTTAATGAAATAAACAGGCTACGTGCTTATTTTAAGAAGCAATTAAAGTATTTTCTCAATAAATATTTTCGTTTTTTAAGATCGATGCACTTCTAATAGAAAAACACTTATGAGAAGCAGTAGTATAAGAATGTACATTTCCTTTCATATAGTTTTCTGCTTTGGTTTGACTTGTGTATATTTTTCATTGCagtgcaattaacaaattacaaGTTGTACTCAAATTTTTCATCGTCTTCTTTATTTGTTaaacaattaatataaaataggTGATATCCCCTTCAAGCCACATGATGTGTCGGACGGTAATTCGATTGGGACAGCCTAGATTTGAAAAATTGGATAATTGTTGCGCCAGAAAAAAGTGCTCATCTGTTTATATATACTGCACATTTAGCTACATTTCTTAATGTTTTCAGCTGTATTTCTTAACGGTGATGATGGAGAACAGCAAAAATCTGGATTCTGGAAACCAGAATTCCCCGGAACTTCCGTCTCTTAtcaaatatatatcatcaaatgAAGTGGTTGGATTTGATAATGTTGAGGAGTGTATATTTGTACAATCAAGTGATCATCAACCTATCAGTCCAGCCGAAGTAATTTATTGAAAACCTTCTTTTCGTGTGTAAGATTTACTTCTCTACTTTGTTTTCGTGTCAATTTCATCATATTGTAACTTCTGGTATCCAATTGTATGAGCAGGGAATTGAGATAGCTGCTTTAGAAAGCATAGTTGATGAATCCGAACTCCCAAATCATCAAAGGGTTTATTCCATTTCTATTAGCATGCCACCGTCACCAATGGAAATTCATTTAAAAAACAGCAAAAGAATGCTCTTCGGTGGTGAAACAAGTTCCAACAATGAAATTCCAAATTCTTCTTCCCCAACTGAGATCAGCGGCAGCAAACAGCCGAAAGCCGTGAAATTTCACTCCCAGCCAATGCCAAAAAGAGCTGCAATTGAGCATGCGACTATCAATGGACATTTTTCTTATCATCCGAACATTGAAAGGTTGAAAGATAAGAGGTTTGATAGTTTCAAAACATGGTCCGGGAAACTTGAAAGGCAGATGACACTACTCCGTGGAAAGACGCCAAGGGAGACTGAAACAGAGAATGATAATGCGCAAAATGCAGAAGTTGAACGTTTACCTGCAGACCGATACTTTGATGCACTTGAAGGGCCAGAGTTAGACACCCTTAAGGTAATGTCCTTGATGTTCTTCAACATTTACAAATAATGTTTCATATTGCCTTGCTATTCAAATTTTTATCTCGCATCTTTAATTTGATCAAACAGGCTTCCGAGAAAATACTCCTTCCAGAAGACAAACAGTGGCCATTTCTTCTCCGGTATCCTGTTTCCGCATTTAGCATATGCCTTGGTGTTAGCAGCCAAGCTATTTTGTGGAAGACCATTCCTACCTCTGCCTCCACGAAATATCTCCACTTAAACTTAATACCAAATCTAGTTTTGTGGTGCATTTCAGTTGCTCTTTTAGTTGTTGTTGCCTGCATCTATCTTCTAAAGGTGACCCTTTACTTTGAAGCAGTTCGTCGTGAATACTACCACCCAATCCGTGTCAACTTCTTCTTTGCCCCATGGATAGCCCTCTTGTTCTTAGCTCTTGGAGTACCACCTTCATTTGCTAACAAACTGCATCCAGCTCTTTGGTACATTCTCATGACCCCAATCTTATGCCTTGAGCTTAAAATCTATGGACAATGGATGTCTGGAGGCCAACGTAGGCTTTCAAAGGTAGCCAATCCTGTTAACCATATCTCAATTGTCGGTAACTTTGTGGGGGCATTACTAGGTGCGTCGATGGGACTAAAAGAAGGACCGATATTTTTCTTTGGTGTTGGGATGGCTCACTACTTAGTCTTATTTGTAACTCTCTATCAGAGGCTTCCGACGAATGAAACTGTGATCCCAAAGGATCTCCATCCTGTGTTCTTTCTCTTTGTTGCAGCACCAAGTGTAGCTTCCATGGCATGGGCAAGAATCCAAGGTTCCTTTGGTTATGGTTCACGCATTTTGTACTTCATCGCGTTGTTCCTTTATCTCTCACTGGTAAGTATTACCTGAACTAATTAAGATACACTGCTTTAGAATTAACAAGACAATTTTGACAATCAATTCATCCATTT from Malus domestica chromosome 01, GDT2T_hap1 includes:
- the LOC103443285 gene encoding S-type anion channel SLAH2-like isoform X1 is translated as MMENSKNLDSGNQNSPELPSLIKYISSNEVVGFDNVEECIFVQSSDHQPISPAEGIEIAALESIVDESELPNHQRVYSISISMPPSPMEIHLKNSKRMLFGGETSSNNEIPNSSSPTEISGSKQPKAVKFHSQPMPKRAAIEHATINGHFSYHPNIERLKDKRFDSFKTWSGKLERQMTLLRGKTPRETETENDNAQNAEVERLPADRYFDALEGPELDTLKASEKILLPEDKQWPFLLRYPVSAFSICLGVSSQAILWKTIPTSASTKYLHLNLIPNLVLWCISVALLVVVACIYLLKVTLYFEAVRREYYHPIRVNFFFAPWIALLFLALGVPPSFANKLHPALWYILMTPILCLELKIYGQWMSGGQRRLSKVANPVNHISIVGNFVGALLGASMGLKEGPIFFFGVGMAHYLVLFVTLYQRLPTNETVIPKDLHPVFFLFVAAPSVASMAWARIQGSFGYGSRILYFIALFLYLSLAVRVNFFRGFKFSLAWWAYTFPMTGAAIATIRYSNEVTNAVTQAMAVILSVFATIIVTILLIVTVLHAFVLQDLFPNDIAIAISDRKPKAQRKWFHLRHGSSDSRDIDKFLKSATSLENKDLEDAKL
- the LOC103443285 gene encoding S-type anion channel SLAH3-like isoform X2, whose product is MPPSPMEIHLKNSKRMLFGGETSSNNEIPNSSSPTEISGSKQPKAVKFHSQPMPKRAAIEHATINGHFSYHPNIERLKDKRFDSFKTWSGKLERQMTLLRGKTPRETETENDNAQNAEVERLPADRYFDALEGPELDTLKASEKILLPEDKQWPFLLRYPVSAFSICLGVSSQAILWKTIPTSASTKYLHLNLIPNLVLWCISVALLVVVACIYLLKVTLYFEAVRREYYHPIRVNFFFAPWIALLFLALGVPPSFANKLHPALWYILMTPILCLELKIYGQWMSGGQRRLSKVANPVNHISIVGNFVGALLGASMGLKEGPIFFFGVGMAHYLVLFVTLYQRLPTNETVIPKDLHPVFFLFVAAPSVASMAWARIQGSFGYGSRILYFIALFLYLSLAVRVNFFRGFKFSLAWWAYTFPMTGAAIATIRYSNEVTNAVTQAMAVILSVFATIIVTILLIVTVLHAFVLQDLFPNDIAIAISDRKPKAQRKWFHLRHGSSDSRDIDKFLKSATSLENKDLEDAKL